The Gemmatimonas phototrophica region AACCGCTCCACCGGATAATCCTTGGTGTAGCCGTAGCCGCCGTGAATCTGGATGGCCTTGATGGTGGCACGCATGGCCATCTCCGAGCAGAATAGCTTGGCCATGGCGGCTTCCTTGCCGAACGGCTTGCCATTCTGGGCCAGCCAAGCGGCGTGGTACACCAGATGGCGCCCAGCCTCGATTTCGGTGGCAATATCGCTCAGCTGGAACTGGATGCCCTGGAAGCTGGCAATGGCGGCGCCGAACTGCTTCCGCACGCTGGCATACTTGAGCGACTCATCGAGTGCTCCCTGGGCGATGCCCAGCGACAACGCGGCAATACCGATACGCCCGGCATCGAGGGTCTTCATGAAGTTGATGAACCCCAACCCTTCGGTGCCAAGAAGGTTTTCCGCCGGGACTTCGACATTATCGAATAACAGCTCCCGGGTGTCGGAGGCCCGCCAGCCCAGCTTGTCCTCCTTCTTTCCGGCCTTGAACCCCTTCATGGGCGCCAGCGAATCGTCGTGCCCAACTCCCAGCACGCGGCAAGCCTCGATGTCCACGCTCTCCTTCGTGAGCACGAAACTCGAAATGCCCTTGGTGCCCTTGGTTGGGTCGGTGACCGCCGTCACGACGAACACCTCGCCCACGCCGGCATGCGTGATGAAACGCTTGCTGCCGTTGAGCAGGTAGTAGCCGTCCTTCTTGACCGCCGTGGTCTTGGTACCGCCCGCATCACTGCCGGCGGCTTCTTCCGTCAGCCCGAAGCCACCAAGTACCTGTCCACTGGCCAGCAGGGGAACGTACTTGGCGATTTGTGCCGGCGTGCCGAAGTTCACGATCGGCGACGTGCCCAACGTGGTATGGGCGCTGATCGTGATGGAGTGTGAGGCACAGACTTTTGCCAGCTCTTCAATCGCGATCATGAAACTGATCGTGTCAAAGCCGGCACCGCCGATGTCTTCGGACCACGGAATACCCAGCAGCCCGAGCTCTCCCATCTTTTTGACATTCTCCCACGGGAACGTGGAAGCATCGTCATGCTGAGAGGCGACTGGCGCCACATGATCGCGAGCGAAGGCACTCACCATATCGCGCACGGCGAGGTGCTGCTCGGAGAAATACAGACTGTCGTCCATCTGAAACGGTCGGGGTAGGAAGAGAATCAGGACCGTGGGCGGGACCGGGATCGCAACGCACGCGGTGTTCGCAACGCACGGACGGACCCGGCAGGACCGAGGCAACGATCACAGGCACCACAATGTTCACGTGCATCGGGGTCACCGAAATAGCGCAGGATGTACGCTCTTCGGCAATGGCGAGTTTGCGCGTAATGTTGCATGGCATCAAGTCGCGCGGTTTCAGTCCGACGACGCCGTTCCAATGCGGACCAGTCCACGGGAAGCCAAGAGGGATCCACGGCGGCAGCCGCAAGGTGGAATCCCGCCCCGGAACGATTCCATGTAACAAACTGCTGCGCTTCCAGCCGTTCAAGAACGGGGACCAATCCTGTCGTCCCACCAAATCCCGGTGGAAGCCCCTCAAGATCAACAGTGACGCCAGTGGCCAGCCCGCCGCGCGTCGCACGCCACAAACTGCGCAACACCTCGCGATCATGATCCCGGCTCCCCTGCAACTCCCGGCCGATACGGGCTGGCGATGCAAGCAGGCGAATCCAGACGCGCCCAGGGAGTGTGGGGGCGGCCGTACAGGCGCCGCTCCCAATCAGCACGCGCAAGGCGGCTGCGACCTGGCGTTCACCCGGACAACCAGCCATCGACCGGGCCAGCCCCTCCGCCGACGCGGCCACGAAGCGGGTCCCGTCGGCTGCACGACGCAATGCGCTCCATGCATCCTCTACCAGACGGCGGGCCGGATTGGCGCTGTCGAGAAAGAAATCGTGGGTGGACCGATCGGTGTGGTGATGCAGCAGCACACACGTACTGGGGTTCCCGTCACGTCCTGCCCGCCCGGCTTCCTGGTAATACGATTCAATGGCGCCGGGCATAGCGTGGTGCACGACCAGACGGACATCAGGCTTGTCGATTCCCATACCAAACGCGCTCGTTGCCACAATCACCCGAGCGCGTTCCTCCATGAACGCATCCTGCGCGCGCTGTCGCAGTGTCGCATCAAGCCCCGCGTGGTACGCGGTGGCCTTGATGCGCCCCCGTACCAACAGCGATGCCAAACGCTCGACGGCTTTACGCGTTGGTGCATACACCACGGCCGGCCCGGATGCCTCGTGCAACCACTGAATGGCCAGCCGGTCTTTGTCCGGCGGCGTTCGTGCCGGTACCACATGATACGTGAGATTGGTTCGGTCAAATCCCGCCACAACGATTGCCGGATCGCTGAGCGTGAGCTGCCGCATGATATCCTCTCGTACGCTGGGCGTTGCGGTCGCGGTCAGTGCAACGGTTTGCGGGTTCCCCAATTGCTCACGCACCTGTGCAATGCGACGGTAACTCGGCCGGAAATCATGTCCCCATTCGCTGATGCAATGCGCCTCGTCCACCGCGAACAGCGCGACCCCGATTCGTGACAGTTGCTGGACCATCCGTCCGGCTTCTGCGCGCTCCGGCGAGAGATACAACAATTTGAGCCGACCTTCGCGTGCCTCAGCAAGGCGATCGGCAACGTCGCTGCGACTCAACGTGCTATTGATGTATGCGGACGCCACTCCCTTCCGACGCAGCGTTTCCACCTGATCCTTCATGAGGGAAATGAGCGGGCTGATGACAATAGTCAGCCCTGCTCGCACCAGAGCCGGCACCTGATAGCAGAGCGACTTTCCCCCGCCGGTAGGCAAGACGACCAACGCGTCGCGGCCTGAGAGCACCGCCTGCACCGCCCGGATTTGCGGCGGGCGAAAATCGGGATATCCGAATTGTTCGCGCAACACGCGGCGCGCGTCGGACAGCGCGCCCAACGATCGATCAGGCAGGGCATAGGGGGGCATACCACACGGTATGGCCCCGCACGTCTTTGAACGAGAGCGCCGTTACGCGCCGCGGATCATGACAACGCGTGCACGGGCACTGCCGTACCCCGGCCGCGTTGTTGGAGATCAGCGTTCGGAAATTCGCTTGCCGGTATCGTGCATCAGGTACGCCACCCCGATGAACAACAGGGCCTTGATCCCCTCCCACACCGCTTTACCGGTACGCCCCTGTTGGATCGCCATGATGGCGTCGTACGTACACCACACCGACATCAAAAGAGGAAGAATCGGTGCCAATCGACGTGCCAGCCCGCCCATATTAGACCGCCCTCGCAAAGTGCCCACGCGTGAACTCACCATTCAGCAACCGACGGGTCGCAAGCAGCGACGGCGCCTCACCGGCAACAAGTGCGTCCAACATCTCGCGATAGGCACGGACGATCTCCTGCACCGGATCCCCCGGAACGTTAAAGACCATCTGGAACCCCCGGATCCCCTGAGCCCACAGCGCCGGCAGGAATTCGGACCCATCGATGGGCCGCGAATGCAGCAGCCGGTTGCGGCAGGCGCTATCCGTTGCGACGGCGAACGTGTATCCCGCGGGATCGGTGAGTGAGACGTTGGTGTGCTTCTGTACGCAAAGATCCCGACAGGTGGTCGGCTCGCGATCAAAGGCGGCGCTCAACACACAATGCTCGATCGTCATGCCTTCCGGGCGACCGTAGACCAGTGCATCGAACCCCCGACCGTCCCATGGCGCAACCAGCTGCCCGAGCTCCTCGGTGGTCAACTCAATGCTGGCCACCAGGCGCTGCGCGCCAAGTTCGAACATCAGCGCCGCGGTATGCTGGTTGAACACGTTGGTCGCGTAGTCGGCAATCACGTCTACGCCGGCAGCACCGAGATCGGCAACCAACCCGAGATGTCCGGTCAGAACGGGCAGCCCGAGCGCGAGCCACTTGTCGAGCCGTCGGCGTTCTTCAGGACGAACAATGGTTGGGGTGCGCAAGCGCAGCGTCACCCCCTGTGCTGCCAGTTCTTCCCGGAGCGTGTTCACCCGGGCGAGCGGCGGAGACGGATGACGGAGAAACGGATCGAGCACGATTTCTGTGGCCCCACCAGCCGCCGCCGCCCGTGCCTGCTCCAGATCATAAACAATGACGCGCAACGCGGGCATGTCCAACGACGGTGCCATCTGGGCACGCGCCGGGATGTTCGACACAGTTTCTTCAATGCGGCTGTCCCGGATGGCGCTGTCGCTCATACGCGCCCAGCCCAACTGCTGCTCCAGCTGTTCGGTGGCATCCTGCCGCACGCGATTGAGCTCACTGACCGGAATGAACAATCCCGGAGCCAGTCCATTGATATCCACCGTGCCCAGTTTGAAGGGCGTGCCCCCCAGACGGCCCAGCTGCTCTCGAAGCTGCGTCATATCGAGGGCCCGTTTGCTCGCTGGAGACAGCGGCACCTCACCGCGTACGGTCAGCTCCACATCGCCGTAGCTCCAGACCGTTTTGATCGGGCCACCGGCGTGTCCGAAGCAGCGCACATCCACGCGAATGAGCCCCACCCGCTCCGGAAGGGGCACATTGGCAAAGGACTGCTGGGATGTTGCCAGCAGGGTGGCGTCGCTGGTCCGCACCACACGCCACCCTTCCGGAACGCGCATGGGCTTGGGGCCACTGCGTACCTGTACAACAAGGCGGTGCACCCCATCGCGCACCTGAAGGGTTCGTACGGAATGCACCGTTCCCCCAAGGGAGGCTGCCGAACCCGCTTCCGGTGCCTCGAAGCCCAGTCCATCGCCCACGGCCAGGGCCCGGGTGACCTCGAGGATCAGGTCACTGCCTTCAGCTCCGGCCACCGTGCCGATCGACAATCCGCGGTTGTCAGGTTGCGTGCGCGTGATGTACTCTCGCCCCTGCCGGCCTCCATACATCCCCCCGGTGTTGCCGCGACTGAAGATCTGCACCAGCGGCTCCACCTCCTCGAGCAGCGGCATGCGACCGGTCTCGCCGCGCGCAATGCCGTCGAGCCACCCACGGTACGCCTTGGTGACGGTGGCGACGTATTCCGGCTTCTTCTTGCGCCCCTCCACCTTGAGGCATCCGACCCCCAGTTTCGCGAGGGCCTCAAGATGATCGTGTGCCGCGAGGTCCTTGGTGGAAATCAGGTAGCCACGATCCAGCTCCTCTCCCGACTGCTCATCATTGAGCGTGTAGTCCTTGCGACATGACTGGGCGCAGGAGCCACGATTGGCTGAGCGCTCGCTGATCATGCCGGACATGAAGCACTGTCCCGAATACGAAATGCACAACGCGCCGTGCACAAACGTTTCGAGGCCCAGTTCGGGGACTTCCTCGCGGATGATGCGGATGTCCTCCAACGTATTTTCGCGCGACAGGACCACGCGCTCCACGCCGAGCGCCTGCATGACCCTGGCCCCGCTGCTGTCGTGCACCGTCATTTGCGTGGAGCCATGCACTTCCAGCTGGGGATACACCTGCTGGATGAGGCGTACGACCCCGAGATCCTGGACGATGGCGGCATCAATGCCCCGGTCAATGCATTCCCCGAGATACCGGAGTGCTTCCGGCAGTTCGTGGGGTTTGATCAGCACATTGAAGGTGAGATAGACCCGGACGCCGCGGGCGTGGGCAATGGCGCAGGCCTGTGCGAGTTCCTCCAGCGAGAGCTGGGCGCCTTCGTCGCGGGCGTTATACATGGACGCCCCGAGGTAGACGGCGTTGGCACCGTTCGCCACCGCGGCTCGGACAGCATCGAGGGTGCCGGCAGGGGCCAGCAGTTCAGGAATTGGGGCAGACCGGGACATTCATGAACACTAACAGGGGGTGGAACCGTGCCGCTGGACAGCACCGGGTCCACCCCCACCGTTATCAGCGCTTGAAGAACCGGAGCAGCAGCGCCAGCCCGACGAAGCCAATGCCCACATAGCGGAGCCATTCGAGCCCGGTCTGCTGGGCAATGGAAAATGCGATGACCCCCAACACGAGCAGGGCAATCCGTACACGAAGAATCACAGTGTCCCCGGTACCCCTGCCGCCTTCGCTTCTGCATCCGGGACATCGATCACCAATCGCAACAAGGCGGTGGAGTACACCTTCCCCTGTGCGTCGGTCTTGAGGGAAAGCGTGCCGCCGCCATCGAGCGCACCGTGCAACAGAAAGTTGAGCGCACCCAGGTTGGGCAGTTCAAACCGCACCACATCGCCGGTGAGTTGGCCGCTGAAATGCGCCGTTACCGCCTCACGCGTCACGTAGCGGTCCAGAAGGGGATACCACTCCGGCCGCAATGCGATGAGCCCTACGTTGGCGGTATCGCCTTTGTCGCCGCTCCGGGCGTGGGCAATATCGAGGAGTTGGATTTTCATCAGCGTTACTCCACGATGGAGACAGCGGTGGACACGGCCCGCTTATCAAGCAGTGCGGGCCAGTAGGCCACGATTTCTTCGACTTTGGGCCGCCCACCGGCAAACCCGGTGACACTGGGAGGGCCGTTGAGCACCAATGGCGCAATCTCGCGCGTAAAGCGCTCCACGGCGGCACGATCGCTGCCACGGACGCCAATGCGATACTGCACCTCGGGGGCCTCACGACCGTCACCCGCCAGTGCGCCATGTGTTGACGTTGCGCCCACAAACTCGCTCAGCACCTGATCAAACTTCAACCCGAGATTGTCGAGCCGTTCGCGCAACACGCGATCTGCCAATTGCGCCTTCTCCATGGCATCCGGCCACGAATACACCAATGAACCCACGGCTTTATAGCCTGCCCGATAGGCGATGGATACCTTGAGAAACGGTGTCGGCGGACCGCCCGTGATCCCATGCACCCGCACGCGATTTTCCCCGTCGGCTGCAACGCGGATGCTGGTGAAGTCGGCCACGACATCCGGCGTGATGTAGGCATGCGGATCGCCCATTTCGTACACCAGCTGCTCGGTAACACTGGGCACGCTCACGCGACCACCCGTACCCGGATGCTTGGTGATCACGAACGAGCCATCGGCGCGCGCTTCGGCGATGGGATATCCCACATTGGCCAGATCGGGAATGTTGCGCCAATCATGGAGGCAGTTGCCGCCACTCGACTGCGCCCCACACTCAAGAATGTGCCCGGCGACAATTCCCGCCGCGAGCGCATTCCAATCGTCTTCGGCCCACCCGAACTCGTGGCGCAGCGGCGCCATGGTGAGCGCGGTATCGGTGCTGCGTCCCGTCACAACGACATTGGCGCCTTGTTGCAAGGCTTCCACAATGGGTGTGGAGCCAATGTAGGCGTTGGCCGACAGCACACGATCGCGGATGTTGGCAAGCGGTTCACCCGTATCCATGTTCTTCAGCTCATGGCCGGCCGCCAGCAACGTGTCCAGACGATCGAGAATGTCGTCGCCGGTCACCACCCCAATGCGAATCTTGCCGCGAACGCCGCTGCGTGATGCCGCCTCGAGAATTGCCTCGGCGCACGCCGTAGGATTCACACCGCCGGCATTGGCAATGACTTTCACGCCACGCTCAGCCACGGCAGGAAACACGCTCTCCATCGCACCGACAAAATCGCGCGCATAGCCCATGCGCGGATCGCGTTCCCGCTGCTTCTGCAGAATGGACATCGTGACTTCGGCGAGGTAGTCGAGCATCAGGTAATCGACTGGCCCGCCCTCCACCTGACGCCGTGGCGCCTCAAGCCAATCCCCCCAAAACCCCTGACCGCTCGCGACGCGAACGATCTTCTCCTGTTGCGACTCCGACATCATTCGCCTCCAACGGTCGGCATCGGCGGCAACACAAAGGCGCCGAGATGTGGACCGCGGTTCTGGTTGGCTGCCCGCAAGGCCATCGCGAGCAGATCACGGGAGTCCTCGGGATACACGATCGTGTCCACGAAGCCACGCGCCGCGGCATACCGCGCGTCAAGTTGTGTTTCGTAATCGACGCGCATGCCCTCGACCGCATCGAGCACCTCACGCGCCGGTTCCTGGCCGGATTTCTTGGCGGCATCGAGCGCTGGACCATGCACGGCCTGAACCGCCGCTTCACCCTCCATGACGGCCATACGTCCGGTTGGCCACGAGAGGATGAAATCCGGATCGAACCCCTGCCCCGCCATGGCGTAGTAACCGGCACCACTGGCGTGATTCACCGTCAGCACGATCTTGGGCACACGCGCACACGCCATGGCCTCTACAAATCGCGCCCCAGCGCGAATGATCCCTTCGTGCTCAGCGTCCGGCCCGACCATGAAGCCCGAGACGTCCTGGACAAACAGAATCGGGATCCCCTGCTTGTCGCACCGCTCAATGAAGTACGCCACCTTCTCGGCACTTTCGGCGTAAATGATGCCACCGAAGCGTGGACGCTCACCCGGCCGGCCTTTGATGAGGCCGCGCTGATTGGCGATGATCCCAACGGGGATGCCTTCAATGTGCGCATCGCCGCAGATCATCTCCTTGGCCAGGTTCGGCTGGAATTCGTCGAGCTTCCCTTCATCCAGCAGCGCCTTGAGCACGGCGCGCATGTCATACGACATCCGATGGTCGGCCGGCAGCACGTCATACAGAGTGGAGGGCGGCTCGGCAGGCGGACGCCAAGCGATCTGTGCGGACTGCTGCGGGCGCGGCAGACGCGCAACCAGCTCGCGCAACTTGTCCAGGCAAGCGGGATCATCGTCGAGCGCGTAGTGCGCCACCCCGGAAATCTCCGTGTGGGTCACGGCACCGCCGAGCGTTTCACCGTCCACGGTCTGCCCCGTGGCACCCTTCACCAGATTGGGACCACCCAGCCCCATGAACGACGTGCCCTTCACCATGAGAATGACATCGCTCAAGGCGGGAAGATACGCCCCTCCCGCAACGCACTGCCCCATCACTGCCGCAAACTGCGGAATGCGGAGGTACCGCCGCATGATGGAATTGTAGTAGAAAATGCGAGCGGCCCCGTACTGACCCGGAAAGACCCCACCCTGATACGGGAGATTGACGCCGGCCGAGTCAACCAGATAGATGATCGGAATACGGCAGCGCATGGCGACTTCCTGCGCACGCAGAATCTTCGTGATCGTTTCCGGCCACCACGAGCCGGCTTTGACGGTGGCATCGTTAGCCACCACCACGACCTCGCGCCCTTCCACCATGGCAATGCCGGTGATGACACCGGCCCCCGGGGCTTGTCCGTCGTACCGGTCGTGCGCCACGAGCAAGCCGATCTCGAGGAATGGTGTGCTCGGATCTGCCAGTCGTTCAACGCGCTCACGCGCGGTGAGTTTTCCCTGCTTGTGCTGCTTCTCGATCTTGTCGGGACCGCCGCCCAGGCGCAGGCGGGCTTCCAGTGCTCGGATGTCGTCGGCGAGCTGGAGGAGTCGACCGCTCACGCGCCTTGCTGTTCGCGCGACGCAAACCATTCGCGGATGTAATCCACGAGGTCCTGCGTGCTGGTACCGGGGCCAAAGAGTCGGGCGACGCCCTGTGCTTGCAGCGAATCCATGTCTTCCTTCGGGATAATCCCCCCGCCGGTGAGCAGGATGTCATCGCGGCCGGCATCGAGC contains the following coding sequences:
- a CDS encoding acyl-CoA carboxylase subunit beta; this encodes MSGRLLQLADDIRALEARLRLGGGPDKIEKQHKQGKLTARERVERLADPSTPFLEIGLLVAHDRYDGQAPGAGVITGIAMVEGREVVVVANDATVKAGSWWPETITKILRAQEVAMRCRIPIIYLVDSAGVNLPYQGGVFPGQYGAARIFYYNSIMRRYLRIPQFAAVMGQCVAGGAYLPALSDVILMVKGTSFMGLGGPNLVKGATGQTVDGETLGGAVTHTEISGVAHYALDDDPACLDKLRELVARLPRPQQSAQIAWRPPAEPPSTLYDVLPADHRMSYDMRAVLKALLDEGKLDEFQPNLAKEMICGDAHIEGIPVGIIANQRGLIKGRPGERPRFGGIIYAESAEKVAYFIERCDKQGIPILFVQDVSGFMVGPDAEHEGIIRAGARFVEAMACARVPKIVLTVNHASGAGYYAMAGQGFDPDFILSWPTGRMAVMEGEAAVQAVHGPALDAAKKSGQEPAREVLDAVEGMRVDYETQLDARYAAARGFVDTIVYPEDSRDLLAMALRAANQNRGPHLGAFVLPPMPTVGGE
- a CDS encoding RecQ family ATP-dependent DNA helicase codes for the protein MPPYALPDRSLGALSDARRVLREQFGYPDFRPPQIRAVQAVLSGRDALVVLPTGGGKSLCYQVPALVRAGLTIVISPLISLMKDQVETLRRKGVASAYINSTLSRSDVADRLAEAREGRLKLLYLSPERAEAGRMVQQLSRIGVALFAVDEAHCISEWGHDFRPSYRRIAQVREQLGNPQTVALTATATPSVREDIMRQLTLSDPAIVVAGFDRTNLTYHVVPARTPPDKDRLAIQWLHEASGPAVVYAPTRKAVERLASLLVRGRIKATAYHAGLDATLRQRAQDAFMEERARVIVATSAFGMGIDKPDVRLVVHHAMPGAIESYYQEAGRAGRDGNPSTCVLLHHHTDRSTHDFFLDSANPARRLVEDAWSALRRAADGTRFVAASAEGLARSMAGCPGERQVAAALRVLIGSGACTAAPTLPGRVWIRLLASPARIGRELQGSRDHDREVLRSLWRATRGGLATGVTVDLEGLPPGFGGTTGLVPVLERLEAQQFVTWNRSGAGFHLAAAAVDPSWLPVDWSALERRRRTETARLDAMQHYAQTRHCRRAYILRYFGDPDAREHCGACDRCLGPAGSVRALRTPRALRSRSRPRS
- a CDS encoding U32 family peptidase: MSRSAPIPELLAPAGTLDAVRAAVANGANAVYLGASMYNARDEGAQLSLEELAQACAIAHARGVRVYLTFNVLIKPHELPEALRYLGECIDRGIDAAIVQDLGVVRLIQQVYPQLEVHGSTQMTVHDSSGARVMQALGVERVVLSRENTLEDIRIIREEVPELGLETFVHGALCISYSGQCFMSGMISERSANRGSCAQSCRKDYTLNDEQSGEELDRGYLISTKDLAAHDHLEALAKLGVGCLKVEGRKKKPEYVATVTKAYRGWLDGIARGETGRMPLLEEVEPLVQIFSRGNTGGMYGGRQGREYITRTQPDNRGLSIGTVAGAEGSDLILEVTRALAVGDGLGFEAPEAGSAASLGGTVHSVRTLQVRDGVHRLVVQVRSGPKPMRVPEGWRVVRTSDATLLATSQQSFANVPLPERVGLIRVDVRCFGHAGGPIKTVWSYGDVELTVRGEVPLSPASKRALDMTQLREQLGRLGGTPFKLGTVDINGLAPGLFIPVSELNRVRQDATEQLEQQLGWARMSDSAIRDSRIEETVSNIPARAQMAPSLDMPALRVIVYDLEQARAAAAGGATEIVLDPFLRHPSPPLARVNTLREELAAQGVTLRLRTPTIVRPEERRRLDKWLALGLPVLTGHLGLVADLGAAGVDVIADYATNVFNQHTAALMFELGAQRLVASIELTTEELGQLVAPWDGRGFDALVYGRPEGMTIEHCVLSAAFDREPTTCRDLCVQKHTNVSLTDPAGYTFAVATDSACRNRLLHSRPIDGSEFLPALWAQGIRGFQMVFNVPGDPVQEIVRAYREMLDALVAGEAPSLLATRRLLNGEFTRGHFARAV
- a CDS encoding AtuA-related protein, translated to MKIQLLDIAHARSGDKGDTANVGLIALRPEWYPLLDRYVTREAVTAHFSGQLTGDVVRFELPNLGALNFLLHGALDGGGTLSLKTDAQGKVYSTALLRLVIDVPDAEAKAAGVPGTL
- a CDS encoding acyclic terpene utilization AtuA family protein, whose protein sequence is MSESQQEKIVRVASGQGFWGDWLEAPRRQVEGGPVDYLMLDYLAEVTMSILQKQRERDPRMGYARDFVGAMESVFPAVAERGVKVIANAGGVNPTACAEAILEAASRSGVRGKIRIGVVTGDDILDRLDTLLAAGHELKNMDTGEPLANIRDRVLSANAYIGSTPIVEALQQGANVVVTGRSTDTALTMAPLRHEFGWAEDDWNALAAGIVAGHILECGAQSSGGNCLHDWRNIPDLANVGYPIAEARADGSFVITKHPGTGGRVSVPSVTEQLVYEMGDPHAYITPDVVADFTSIRVAADGENRVRVHGITGGPPTPFLKVSIAYRAGYKAVGSLVYSWPDAMEKAQLADRVLRERLDNLGLKFDQVLSEFVGATSTHGALAGDGREAPEVQYRIGVRGSDRAAVERFTREIAPLVLNGPPSVTGFAGGRPKVEEIVAYWPALLDKRAVSTAVSIVE
- a CDS encoding acyl-CoA dehydrogenase family protein, whose translation is MDDSLYFSEQHLAVRDMVSAFARDHVAPVASQHDDASTFPWENVKKMGELGLLGIPWSEDIGGAGFDTISFMIAIEELAKVCASHSITISAHTTLGTSPIVNFGTPAQIAKYVPLLASGQVLGGFGLTEEAAGSDAGGTKTTAVKKDGYYLLNGSKRFITHAGVGEVFVVTAVTDPTKGTKGISSFVLTKESVDIEACRVLGVGHDDSLAPMKGFKAGKKEDKLGWRASDTRELLFDNVEVPAENLLGTEGLGFINFMKTLDAGRIGIAALSLGIAQGALDESLKYASVRKQFGAAIASFQGIQFQLSDIATEIEAGRHLVYHAAWLAQNGKPFGKEAAMAKLFCSEMAMRATIKAIQIHGGYGYTKDYPVERFMRDAKICEIGEGTSEIQRMVIARHLLKGLMA